The sequence TAGCAGTGTTGTAATGGCTTTGATAAATGCAGCACGCAATGGAAAAAATGTAACGGTGGTTATGGAATTGCAAGCAAGATTTGATGAAGAGAATAATATTTTTTATGCACATCAAATGGAAGAGGAGGGCGTGAAAGTAATTTTTGGATTAAACAATTTAAAAGTACATGCAAAACTCTGTCTTGTTGTAGATATTGAAAACCGTAAACAAAAACAATATGGAATTGTGGGTACGGGAAATTATAATGAGAATACAGCAAAAGTGTATACCGATATTTTTTTATTAACTGCTAAGCCTGAAATAACAAAAGAGATTAAGCAGGTATTTACTTTTTTCGAAAATCAATTTGCTGTAACGCCATATAAAAATCTCATTCTTGCTCCGATGTACATGCGACAGAAATTAAAGCAATTGATAAGCAGAGAAATGAAAAATGCAAAAGTTGGTAAACAAGCAGAGATATTTATTAAAGTAAATAATTTGGCAGATTCTGCTATCATCAAGAAATTATATAATGCCGGAAAGGCAGGTGTGAAAGTGCGGCTAATAGTGCGCAGTGTTTGCTCCATAGTGACTGAAGTAAATAATCTCAGTGATAATATTCAAGCGAGAAGTATATTGGATAAATTTCTGGAACATCCTAGAATATTTATGTTTGCGAATGGAGGGAAATCAGAAATATTTATTGGATCAGCGGATATTATGGAGCGCAATTTAGATTTTCGTGTAGAGGTGATGTTAAAAGTATTAGACGAAGAAATAAAAAAACAAATTACAGATATCATGGAGTTGCAATGGAAAGATAATATGAAAGCACGCAATCTTTCTTTGCAATATTTAAACGAATATATACCTCATGAAAAAGGAACAGAATTGATACGAAGTCAAAAAGCAATATATGATTATTTTACAAATTATTTCGACAATACAGTAAATCAAGCACATTGAAATTTGCAGCAATAGATATCGGCAGTAATGCAATCAGATTATTATTTGAAAATGTTTATGAAACAGATAATGGCCCTGTATTTTATAAAGATGAAATAGTGCGAGTGCCATTAAGATTAGGCGAAGAAGCTTTTACCTTAGGGTATTTCAGCAAACAAAAAATTGATTTATTAGTAAAGACAATGGAGGCAATGCGCAATCTGATAGAAGTGCATAATGTAATTGCATATAGAGCAGTTGCCACATCTGCAATGCGTGATGCAGCAAATGGTGCGGAGGTGATTGCAATGATTAAAAATAAAACAGGAATTAATATTGAAATTATTTCTGGCGATGAAGAGTCTAAGTTTATTTTACAATATCCATTGCAACAATCACATTTAAATCCACTTGGCGATTATTATTATATTGATGTAGGTGGAGGAAGTACGGAGCTTGCAATTATTAGTAATGGAAAATTATTGCACAACAAATCATTTAATATCGGGACACTGCGTATTTTAAATAATCAGGTTACGGATGATAGTTGGAAAGAGATGATGCTATGGCTTCAAAAAAATAAGACAGATCTCCCGGATATTGCGGCAATAGGTGTTGGTGGAAATATTAATAAAGTGATGAAGATGTATGGTAAGCCGGGTAAAATGTTTATTACACTTGCCGTATTAAAACATGTTGCATCTGATCTTGAAAAATTAACTTTAACTGAACGCATGATTGAGTTAGGATTGAAACCGGATAGGGCAGATGTAATTATTCCTGCTCTAAAAATTTATATCAATGTGTTGAAATGGGCCGGGTTAGATAAAATATTTATTCCAAAACAAGGATTGAGTGATGGAATAATTTCACAGTTATATAGTGATTATATTTCTTCAAAAGAAATTTCGGAAAGAAAGAAGAGCTAAAGAACTAACAAAAATTAGGGAGTAAGTTGTAAATTTATTTTTAAGGAAAAGCAATTACAGCACCCTAAGTGTTGACATTCCGGAATAATTAATATTTAATTAATATAGGTTTTTGAACTGGTAAATAAATTGCAAATACCTTTACTGTAAAATAAATTAAGCTTAACATGCAATTTAAAATTCTGATTGTAGATGATGAACCTGACGTAGTTGAATTTATTGAATACAATCTTTTGAAGGAAGATTATGAAGTGCATAAAGCATTTAACGGGAAGCAAGGTCTTCTTTTAGCAAAGGAAATAAAACCAGATTTAATTTTATTAGATATAATGATGCCCGAAGTTGATGGTATTGAAGTATGCAGAGAATTGCGGGCAATTCCTGAATTTAGCCAAACGCTGATAGCATTTCTTACAGCAAGAAACGAAGATTTTACTCAGGTACAAGGATTTGAGGTTGGTGCAGATGATTATATATCAAAACCTGTGAAGCCAAGGATTTTAACCAGCCGGATAAAAGCATTGTTGCGCAGGAAAATAAATGTACTTGAAGAAAATGGTATTCAAGTTTTTGGTGATCTTAAATTTGATAGAGAAAAGTATCTTGTTTATAAAAATAATATTCCTATTAATCTGGCAAAAAAAGAATTTGAATTGTTTCAATTGTTGACTTCTAAGCCGGGCAGAGTTTTTACTCGTTATGAAATATTCAGCGAAATTTGGGGTATTGATGTGATAGTTGGAGACAGAACTATTGATGTGCACATCAGAAAAATAA is a genomic window of Bacteroidota bacterium containing:
- a CDS encoding response regulator transcription factor, giving the protein MQFKILIVDDEPDVVEFIEYNLLKEDYEVHKAFNGKQGLLLAKEIKPDLILLDIMMPEVDGIEVCRELRAIPEFSQTLIAFLTARNEDFTQVQGFEVGADDYISKPVKPRILTSRIKALLRRKINVLEENGIQVFGDLKFDREKYLVYKNNIPINLAKKEFELFQLLTSKPGRVFTRYEIFSEIWGIDVIVGDRTIDVHIRKIREKIGDDFIKTIKGIGYKFDF
- a CDS encoding exopolyphosphatase, with the protein product MKFAAIDIGSNAIRLLFENVYETDNGPVFYKDEIVRVPLRLGEEAFTLGYFSKQKIDLLVKTMEAMRNLIEVHNVIAYRAVATSAMRDAANGAEVIAMIKNKTGINIEIISGDEESKFILQYPLQQSHLNPLGDYYYIDVGGGSTELAIISNGKLLHNKSFNIGTLRILNNQVTDDSWKEMMLWLQKNKTDLPDIAAIGVGGNINKVMKMYGKPGKMFITLAVLKHVASDLEKLTLTERMIELGLKPDRADVIIPALKIYINVLKWAGLDKIFIPKQGLSDGIISQLYSDYISSKEISERKKS